The stretch of DNA gacaaaagcaccaaacttggcaaaAAGATAGCCAAGAGGATGCTAATtaatattgagaccggtgcccaccggtaccaATTGAGGATTTTGTGTAATAAAGgaataaaaattagaaaaaagcgTCCATcacgggttccctgtggtgaaatttaaaagatCTTGTATTTCCTAAACTAAGGCGAAAtatctgattgttttttttcggtAGGGGAAATATGACAGTATTTGTTaatatttcaagataaaaCTGTCGTCTGCTGCattaaaatgatttatttaAGAGAAAACGTTTTCAAAGCTAGACCCAATCGCCCTcacggttatccaagatggcggcttatATTGGCACTGTATATGCTGTAAGTACCTCATAAAATCGCGTATTTTAGGTAAAAAAAGCTCTTTCTTTATGTATCAAGGACGTACAATGTCTATAACCTACTAAATATGAAATTTTGTCTTGATGTTAAATTTATTTCTTCTAAATCTGCGATTAATCGCaattatcgggtattttgacGTTGGCTAAATAAAAAGAGGTAGAGATGGATTTAATAAGGGGGCTTTGTGAGTGTCTGTCAACTAGACACCAAAGACCAATAAGATGCTTTAGATATGCCTCCTTAATCAAAGTTATTAGGTTGTGATTCTTTTCTTGAGAATATTAGAGGATTTTGATGTTCTCAAAAGAAACATCTGTAGAAACTCTTTGTCGCGCAAATAGCGCAAAATGGCACAGGAATTGTCACAAATTTGCGGTATTATGCTCGAGGcactacaaaaaaaacagcgcTCATTGCTCCCTACGTGTGCATCATAGTGATGAATCGCCGCACCAATAGAGGACTATTTTATTATCCTAAAGATGTCTTACGAAAAGGAAAGGTCTCCAGGAAGCGAGAGAGGGTGATTAAAAAAGTACAGAGCTTTTGTCATGCTTATAGAATATATTAACAGAATATATAAGTGGAGGCTGTTGAAAATGGTACGTTCCTTTTCCTGATGTCCGAGCTCCACAATTTACATGAGACACGCTTGGGAGATTTTAGGAATGAGAAATCCCTTAACCGTTTTCTACTAAAGGACAGAGTTTTCGAGGCTTTTCCTAAAGTGCGGATCAGTGATCGGCGGACCGTTATTGTAATAAAGAGGAGAAAGTTATTCTGAAACAAACTGAAAGATACTTTTCAGAATGATGCGCGTACGCTAGCATGTGCCCAGGGTCCGCGTGGATTTCTTTTCCAAACAGAGGATTTTTCCTTTCTTTGGGACGTTTTCTTCGAGGTGCCGAAGAAACGACGGTGCTATAAACAAGTGTTCAAAAACTCTAGTGTTGACGATACTAGCGTCAACCTTAAGAGAGGACACGTTTAGCCCAAAACCTGACGTAAGACAGAATTATTCTATTATTCTAACGATCAGAAGGTTTTGAGCGCCATATCTGATATCTGTAGACGCCAGCCACCGCTGCCGATCTATATTAGTTCGATATCCTTTTTtcacaaaatgaaaatataaatcatGGAACGCTATTAGCTAGGGTTTTCGGCTTTATACGACCGAGTGGTTGGAAGTCAAGGGCGTCTGCCGACTCCCCCGCTTTGACCCATAACTAGCATGGGGTAGAGCGAGGCTCTCGCCTCGGAAACAATTGTGATactttgattttaaaataacataGGGCCGTAAcgaaaagataaacaaatgatCCGAGTTGTCATGGTATAATTTATCAACGCACAATAGGCTATGAAAAATCTTCCTCATCGGTAGAATATTTTTTCCTGCTGACGGGTCTATTAATTAATAGTGGTCCACCACTATTAAAAACTtccttctccttataatggtccacccctaatAAAAACTCCCTTATCCctataatggtccacccctattaaaaactcccttttcCATATAATGGTACACCTCTATTGaaaactcccttctccttataatggtccaccataattaaaaactcccttctccttataatgatccacccctattaaaaactcccttctccttataatggtccacccctattaaaaactcccttttccttataatggtACACCCTTATGaaaaactcccttctccttataatggtccacccctattaaaaaactcccttttccttataatggtacacccctattaaaaactcccttctccttataatggtccacccctcttAAAAACTCCCatctccttataatggtccatccctattaaaaactcccttcttcttataatggtccacccctattaaaaactcacttctccttataatggtccacctattaaaaactcccttctccttataatggtccacccctattaaaaactcccttctccttataatagtccacccctattaaaaattcccttctccttataatggtccacccctattaaaaactcccttctccttataatggaacacccctattaaaaactcccttttcCTAATAATTGTTCAACCCTGttaaaaactcccttttccttataatggtccacccctattaaaaactcccttctccttataattgtccacccctattaaaaacttccttctccttataatggtccacccctattaaaaactcccttctccttataatggtccacccctattaaaaactcccttttcCTAATTATTGTCCACCCCTGttaaaaactcccttttcCTTATCATGGTacacccctattaaaaactcccctctccttataatggtccacccctattaaaaactcccttttccttataatggtacacccctattaaaaactcccttctccctataatggtccacccctcttAAAAACTCCCatctccttataatggtccatccctattaaaaactcccttctccttataatggtccacccctattaaaaactcccttctccttataatggtccacctattaaaaactccctattccttataatggtccacccctattaaaaactccctatTCCTTATAATTATCCActcctattaaaaactcccttctccttataatggtccacccctattaaaaactcccttctccttataatggtccacccctattaaaaactcccttctccttataatgatccacccctattaaaaactcccttttcCTAATAATTGTCCAACCCTGttaaaaactcccttttccttataatggtcaaccctattaaaaactcccttctccttataatggtccacccctattaaaaactcccttctccttataatggtccacccctattaaaaactcccttttAGTTATAATGGTacacccctattaaaaactcccttctccttataatggtccacccctattaaaaactcccttttccttataatgttacacccctattaaaaactcccttttccttataatggtccacccctattaaaaacttccttctccttataatggtccacccctattaaaaactcccttatccctataatggtccacccctattaaaaactcccttttcCATATAATGGTACACctctattaaaaactcccttctccttataatggtccacccctattaaaaactcccttctccttataatgatccacccctattaaaaactcccttctccttataatggtccacccctattaaaaactcccttttcCTTATAATGTTACACCcttattaaaaactcccttctccttataatggtccacccctattaaaaaactcccttttccttataatggtccacccctattaaaaactcccttctccttataattGTCCAcacctattaaaaactcccttttccttataatggtccacccccattaaaaactcccttctccttataattgtccacccctattaaaaacttccttctccttataatggtccacccctattaaaaactcccttctccctataatggtccacccctcttAAAAACTCCCatctccttataatggtccatccctattaaaaactcccttctccttataatggtccaaccctattaaaaactccctattccttataatggtccaccactattaaaaactcccttctccttataattATCCActcctattaaaaactcccttctccttataatggtccacccctattaaaaactcccttctttttataatggtccacccctattaaaaactcccttttcCTAATAATTGTTCAACCCTGttaaaaactcccttttccttataatggtccacccctattaaatactcccttctccttataattgtccacccctattaaaaactcccttctccttataatggtccacccctattaaaaactcccttttcCTAATAATTGTTCAACCCTGttaaaaactcccttttccttataatggtccacccctattaaaaactcccttctccttataattgtccacccctattaaaaacttccttctccttataatggtccacccatattaaaaactcccttctccctataatggtccacccctcttAAAAACTCCCatctccttataatggtccatccctattaaaaactcccttctccttataatggtccaaccctattaaaaactcccttctccttataatggaacacccctattaaaaactcccttctccttataatggtccacctattaaaaactccctattccttataatggtccacccctattaaaaactcccttctccttataattATCCActcctattaaaaactcccttctccttataatggtccacccctattaaaaactcccttctccttataatggtccacccctattaaaaactcccttctccttataatggtccacccctattaaaaactcccttctccttataatggtccacccctattaaaaactcccttctccttataatggtccacccctattaaaaactcccttctccttataatggtccacccctattaaaaactcccctctccttataatggtccacccctattaaaaactcccttctccttataatggtccacccctattaaaataaatcaacactaccattgtgcttgttttcggtcagagcacgcgcatgcgcatacgttattcagcactgtcgcgGCGAACAGTATTTACGCGCATTTGTCTCGGTTCCAGTCTTCTCTCTATAGATTGGACAAGGGACCCCGCGTGGTCGGGATAGACCAAAGAGAGACGCTGTGACGTGCAGTTCTCAACACTAGAGATCGATAGTATAAGCAAATACAAAATACTTGACTTCTTTAAAAACCCAGGGATAAACGTTTAGAGGgaaatacccctgggtttccaAGGATGAATACTTGAACGAAACGCAAAAACAAATTACGACTGTCACTTTAAGTGCATTTTAAAATGCAAATGAAACTGGCTAATTCTAGAAGAGCTAAAATGAGCTAGTTATTGCTTAAAACAGAAACAATTCAAAAAAGCTCACGTTTTATTGTACCCTCCTACGCAGAGCTTTTTGTGTCGCTCGTTTCTTTTTCTCTAAAGGAAAGAAGAGGGAACGAGCGACACCGAAAgcggaaaaaaaagggaacGAGCGACACCAAAGGCGGAAAGAAAAGGAAACGAGCGACACCGAAAGCTCTGCGCAGGAGGATAGTTTTATTGATGCTTGGATAAAAATTCTGGAACAcattaaatataattttaaataaacaTGCGCACACCCTGCGCAATCCCCTAGGCGCACTAAGGTAAGTACGTCATCTAAAGACAACATGAACTGGCACATGATCTCCCTAACATTAACACTACATGAAGTACTGACCCACGCTGAGACACAGAGGCAAAAAAACAGCCGCCTGCTTTTGTGGGGCACCTCTTTGGAAAAAGGTCGATGCCTACACACTTTTATATTGCAACCATTTTAGATATTCTTGTCAAacgcaataaaaaaattggttAAAAGAAAAGGTTTGCAGACTGCGCGTGAACTCACGCGTCCTGGACAGTTGGGAGGTCTGTGGTGACGTCACAATTTAGAACCTTAAAGGTAGTCTGCAATTGCCTTCAGAGGCTATCGCACCCACAAAGTCCCTTGGGTATTTTTGTGGATCCCATTACTGTGTTGCGGATCACCAGGACATGGGTGGCCATAGAGAACGCGATTGGCTGGGAAAGAAAAAATACGAGACATCTTACTATTTATAGCACGATATCCTTTGATCTGGCTTATGTGGCGCGTGGGTTCTTAGGCTACGAAGGGTCTATTAAAAAGAACTTTGTTAACGAGATATTTATTTCAGTAGCAAACTAAATCCTCTCGAATCATAGCGAAACTCGAGCCATCTGGAAATTACTAAATTCTAAGGAATTAAATAATGCAGGGAAAGCTATATTCGTCTCCTGAAAAGTTTTAGTTCGTCTTGTAAAGGGAAAGTTTTCCCTCTCCTTAACTTGTTAGTAGACTTTTGCGAATGTTAAGTTCTTCATTATGAAATGCTCCGTCTAACTTGATCGAAGAGGTTATAACGTACTGCTGTATTTGGATGAAATCCACCGTGCTCCGCATTCGTgatcatcatgaccatcaaACACTGCAAGACAAAAAGGCAATTCCGTCATCGACGGTCTGATCGGGTTTGCTGTGGTGGGTCCCAGACCCTTGGACCATCTCAGATTATATGAAATCTGGTACGACAGCGCACACGCGAGAAACTCAAGTTCCGTTCCGTTAAGCTTGAAATAATAACCATTCCACCCTGACTAATTGATAAATATGGTAATTGATTGTGGGAAGTATATAAATGTGGAGAATGACATGGGCAAACTAATGAATCATTTTAAAGTAATTGTTGCAGACGTAATACCCCCATAACTATAAAAGGTATGATCTTATCCCTAAGGCATCACTAAGATCACCACATTTTCACGGACAATTctcaaatcaaacaaagttgATCTACATAGTTGCTCTACATATCGACAGTTTGGTTCTTTGACGTCATTAACACGCATGCGTACAGCAATCAAAaccatcccacatggatctcgTCTAACGTTGTTTAGGTATCACGAGATCAAGTACTCTGTTCTTGGCGCAGGGTCTATTCCTGCTGGTCAGGAagctggcttctatttgcttCCCTTCTTGGTGGAATCTGGAAGACATGTATCTTGGTTCTACATTTCTCTCGTGCACTGATGATGTAGAGGGAAATTTAAAAGAcatttctaaatttccctgATTATTAATACATGAGGAAAATTTAGAAGCATCTATTGTTTTCGTGGGAATTTCGCTAGTAATCATCCCTTAGAAAACAAAGCAATCCGAGTTGATCATGGTATTACTATAAAAAAAGTTCACTTTAAATTGGGActttaaaagtaaaaatacGTTGATCGATTCACTTAAAACAAATCTTTGGTTTTAATTTCCGATTTACTAAGATGTCCACAGTGGAAAGACATTGAACGGTAATTGATAACAAAGAGCGGATCTATTGCTAGAATGATCAAGATGGGTGGGTACCTCTATGGCAGCCGTTAGATATCTTGTATCCCAGAGACACGCCTTTGCAGTTGGACTCCCACACATAAGGGTACTCGTACGAGACGGTTATTCTTGGACAGCTATAAACAACATTTTTGGAATTAGTAGGATTCTTCGACAACTAGGAACAACATCAGTATAAttcttaaccctattcagactagGGCTctttaagcccccccccccctcccccctccggGAAAATTGCTATAACTTCTGAACCATAGCAGCTAAGAGGCTAAAACTTggtgacttttcctaaaatctatctgcggacgttttgaatgccattgacatgtcgaggagacgctccatgttaccatggcGGCCGTTTTATCGCACATAGGTTTCCTAAAAACTTAAAAGTAgtgaatttttcatattttggtcctgtttctcagatttaaatgcctgttttgacttttgtttacgtgacaagtttcacaacagcgctagaatttttttacctcggatatttggggggaggggtgggtaaattTTGCTTTGTATctgttgttaaaaatgtcgctagatttactagatgacactttaaaagctaatattatgcatttatcattactataagcaatgataaatgcatgcaaatacttttttctgtaataattccagattttttttttcttttgcaaaaaaCCATAAGAATCCAAGAaggcggatccaagatggcggacccaGGATGGTGgaaattcttacaaaaaaaatgattataaaacGTTTTTATGACCTTTTTGCATTGAAAAGCCGTTAAAAGGTTGATTTTGACATATCTGAATGATGcaaaatgatttcaacccGATATCTGATAATTTGGGcaatatttaaaagaataGCTAGACATCGTATTTATGACATCATTGTCATAATTGATTCTACCACACCCAAAATGGGCCGTTATGATTATTTGCATGCTGGTGCTCATTGTCTGTTAGCTTGATGGTCATAGCCTAAGCGGTTCATGAAATACGgagcatatcaatatttgggtgacttTCATACCCACTCGGCCGacctcttggaggcctgggtcttagggcttttcaagatcagtgagaaaaaaatttGACCGAGCggtcaagttttttttaacaaattttggcctcgagtctcaaattgacaggaataagcatttttcaccatgttttctggagatccgggagcgggaaaactttagctcttctaaatatgggcatcaatgcccatataaggcaatacatacgaaggacactatatgtggggaatatgtttgatatggggGACCCtttcagccccccccccccggtcacagacagctcaaaatagcccagtctgaatagggttaaacaAGTATAATTAGTATGATTCTTGGATAACTAAGAACAAGATTAGTATTGAGCTGTTTCCAGGAATCGTCTAACGGGAAAGCGGTAGACTTGGTGTCTGTAAGAAACTCGCCTTGATCCTTTGCAGGACGAGTCAAAGTTCGACGATCCAGagggaatcttcaaataaagaaaaataaggtTGTTCAGGGGGGCCGttattctttgtttgtttgttcgtttgtttgattgtttgtctgtttatgtttttgtttatttatttgtttgttcgttcgtttgtttgtttgtctgcTTGTTTTTCCTTCCTCGGTAGCACCAACCATTCTTTCATTTATTGGTGAGAGATATTCCATCTCTAATGGCGGTGAATGGAGCGTGCTAGCTACGCCCTGATTATATGTGGGGAGTACAAGAACCGGCTGTACGCGTGATTGTATTAGAGTGGATGGTGCATGTTGGGGAGGCAGTACCTATACTGACAATAAAAGTCAGTCGCATCTAAACCGAATTTtgaaacaaaacttcttatcTACTCTTCCGTCGCGGAATTGCTACACAAGAATTGGATCCACCCAACCTCCTCTGCAAATAGATTATAATACCATTTTATAACTAGCTATAAATGTTGGAGTTGGTCCATTTCCATGAGTAGCCCCCTATTAGTATTCTTCACTCAATATTCGTGGATATCAATTATTACATACTTACACGGTAGAACACAGTGTAACGGTAGTCGAAATCGACTCGAAAAGTCCCTGTAGAGAAGCGCAAGTGCGGTTAATCGAACTATACAAATGAGTTTTGATCATTATGGAATCTATAATAATTCGAGCTAATAAGGGCTTTTTATCATGCATTATTGTTACAGTGTATTAATTACTTAACTTCTAGATATCACTCAGGGTATAATATTTGCTCAAGGTATAACCTATCTAACCTTCTCTTTGGGCAAGCTGGTGGATGTCCGCATCTGATAATTTTCTCGCTGTGATGGTCGCATTAGTGAACGGAACACAGAGCTGTTCGTCCATGCAGTTGTACTCTAACCGCTGCAGATGGTTGTTGTCGGTTGAGCTAATTCCAACCGCAAGCGTCCACCCCCCACCtaaaacgtaaaaaaatattgatgaaAGAAAGGAAGGATGGAAAATATTGATGAAAGgaaggaaaaaagaaaggaaggaaggaaggaaggaaggaaggaaggaaggaaggaaggaaggaagggaggaaggaaggaaggaacgAAGGAACGAAGGGacgaaggaaggaaggaacgaacgaacgaaggAACGAAGGAACGAAGGAACGAAGGAACGAAGGAACGAAGGAAGgaaggagggagggagggagggagggagggagggagggagggagggagggagggagggagggagggagggagggagggagggaacgAATGAAGGAAGGAGCGAacgaaggaaggaaggaacgAAGGAGCGAACGAAGGAAGGAACGAAGGAAGGCTAGGACATCACATACCAAAGCGTTCCATATCACAGTAGGCCACGATTCTTCCACCAAATGGCAGTTTAAAGGGATAGTACCCACTCGGAACGGATGCACGAGCAGATTTGAGGTCTGCGCATGATTGGACGCGATTCTTCGggggaaaaaaaagaaaaaaataatgagaaaTGTTCTAATggtaaacatatttttgatAACAAAACATAGGTTAGAAGGGGAACAAACAACCAAACTCGTGCTTGTTGTAAcaaatttaaaacattttttataacTGTACTTTATTGTATGGTTCCACGTTTTCCATGTATTGAACTCCCCGACTTCCCGGTCCGAAGTCCGCACGATGTGTGTGCCGGTCCGCGTCTTTCAGCATACACATCCTGTCGTTTTTACGGAAGGCGATACTAAGGCAGAAGAACTCCGACTGACACCGTGACATGCAATCCACGACATCCCACGCCTCGCTCTCGCGAATTGTGTGACCTTTCACCTCATAACCATATATGGAATACGATGACTCACATTGCTGACCGCTGACATATCGAAGACATAGTAGCCATGGTAACAGAAAAAATGTAAAGTTTCCGATGGCTTTCATTCCTAGCAAGGGGTACAAATATTTATGAGAAATAAATAGTTATCCTAAAATTGCATTAACgctttttttatgaaatttaTTCAAAGAGCGATAACGCCATTCTTCATTAATCATTTTTGGACTTTTCTATTCTTAATTAATCATTTATGGACAATTCCTGGTGCTTGTATTAGGCTTCCTAATTAAGTGTGCACTCTTAGAACCCATGTGCCATGACCCGCAGTGCGCCATGGGTATTAATTGATTACGCAAATAAGCGTTAaggcgaaaagaaaaaaaacttttcagTGGTAGATGTTCCATAGTTGGATACATGGATATCGAGTTGCTCCTAATAATATGCTTATGATGTCAATTAACTTATTAATGAAG from Nematostella vectensis chromosome 8, jaNemVect1.1, whole genome shotgun sequence encodes:
- the LOC116604763 gene encoding uncharacterized protein LOC116604763, with the translated sequence MKAIGNFTFFLLPWLLCLRYVSGQQCESSYSIYGYEVKGHTIRESEAWDVVDCMSRCQSEFFCLSIAFRKNDRMCMLKDADRHTHRADFGPGSRGVQYMENVEPYNKNRVQSCADLKSARASVPSGYYPFKLPFGGRIVAYCDMERFGGGWTLAVGISSTDNNHLQRLEYNCMDEQLCVPFTNATITARKLSDADIHQLAQREGTFRVDFDYRYTVFYRIPSGSSNFDSSCKGSSCPRITVSYEYPYVWESNCKGVSLGYKISNGCHRVFDGHDDHECGARWISSKYSTNRVLYGHPCPGDPQHSNGIHKNTQGTLWVR